AGCGGATAGCAGCTTGCGGCAGAAAACAAGATCTTGGTTCTGGTTACAGCTGTTGTCTGACATAACACCACCCAAGCAGTTTCTGTCTTGTCATTCCGCAAGCCGATTTTACGGAACAACCCAAgcgaagctgcagaagcctACCACACATACATAATACTATTTTGTCAGCTCTGCTATATTAAGCTGCACGCGATAACCCGGGACGAGGCTCGCTTCTAGCATGGGCTCCAGACATAGTACGGGTAGCGCAATCTGGCCGAGCAAAAGTGCATCTAAAAACAGTTGCCAGAGTTGGGTCTATGCCCTGGTCTAGTTCCAGCCACCCCGGCCCTAGTTTGGCCCGCCCTTGATGCAGGCCATGCGGGGGCAGCTGGATGCCGGAGGATTTGGACGAAAGCATGTTAACACGAAAGGCACTGCCGTTGCCCAGACGGGACCAAGTGAGAAATGGCGGCTCGGTGACGCTGAGGCAGACATTGGGGCACTTTTTGCGAGACATTGCCCTTGCATCCGAAATACTACTCGGACATGCAACATGATGCGGACAGAAGGACGGTAGCAGCAGGAAGGAGGTAAACGAGTGTCATAGTATGCTTCTTCTGACAGCTGTTAACCTAAAGATCCTGCAGGAAGGATGAAGCAGGAAagtgttgttggtgttggttcgcgctcttggcctttgagaCGGAAAGCGGCCTGTCGGCGGGAGGGGGAGTACGAGAGTATGTCGTCAGTCAAGATAACGGCAAAAATGATTCGACGGCTATACAATGACAACCACCAGAGTATGCGGAGGTGAGGACCTTTTGGGtgaggagagaggggagggagggTGAGCATCGCCGCCCGCCCGATGCTATCAGTGACGAAAGAAGAGACTATTTGCTTTTGTATCGCGCGCCTTTTCTCAGGCCCTGGATGATAGGACGATTCCGCCGGCTCTGTGATGAGCGGTTATTGGGCTTACTTATTACCAAGCGCCGTTTGTTAGAGGCCAAGCATCGGGTGAGCATGGATCGACTCTTGGCCTTGTGTTGCGGATATGGATACGGACTGTCGCTGTTGGCCCTACTCATCTCTGCAGCGGTATCGGCCGAAACAATGGAGTACAATGTACCCTTACGAGATGCGATTTCATGACTGTGCTCCATATCGGTATAATCTCTACGACTTAGAAGCACATGGCCTCGAGAAGCAAAGCGACCGGATAGTGTGATGTTTTTTTTCACTCCCTGTCGTTTCCTCTGCAAAGGGAAAACGCAGATATCATCAAGGctgggagaaaaaaaaaaaagctctCGGCCCAATTACATTCTTCGTTCATGGATCCCGTTGCCAAATGCGGAGCCATGACTTTCCCAAATACGGAAATGTTTCCAAGCACTTATTGGCCTGCTGATAAGAAATACACGGAATCGTTAATGCGGCCGATTGGGTTCCCATGCCATGTTTCTGTCGCCATTCAGATGTCgggtgttggtgttggtgctGCATCTCTGTAGAGGTGGTATGGAGACTTGCCTACAAGAACTACCCAGCTGTGGTTGCACAAACGAGGTCTTGCTGCAGGTGATGGATTCTGTGCTCACTTGGGAGGATTGCCTCATGGATACGATGATAAGGCGCCGGATGTACATACGCATACGAGGACGACCTGGCCAGACTCGACCACCCATTCCCAGATCGTTGGGCCCGGTTCTGGGGTAAAATTGCCACTCAGGCCGTTGTTTACGGAAACCACCATTTCAGAGGCTAACATGAGACCCTTTtctccttcgtcttctcaCTTTTGTCTTTATCATTCTGCTTTACCATGTTTGGTCTTGAGGTCCGCCTCACACGGGGATTCCCGATCAGCTGGGGTGGTCGTGTAATACATACAGACGACTAGCATGGAGTCTGGAAAACCGCCGCTCGCCACTAGGGAAGATGAGCCTATCCACTAGCCGAGGAACCAAAAGAACCAAAGGTACCAAAGGTGAGGCATACTTGGGCAGGTAGCGCGCAACGGCGCTGCGTCTCTCAATCAAAAGGGCCTTTGGGGGCCTATGGGGGGCCTTTTGGCAAAGCAGCTGGACTTGGATCGGCGAATGGCCACCAACCAAGAGCGACGGACACCCATACCATACCATACCATGCGGTGCAATTGGTATGCAAAACCCCCGGTCGCATGGCGCGGCACCAGGAGTGTTTGTGGGCGTTTTTCCGTCCTCGGGAGAGTAGGACCGCATCAGGCAGGTGGGCACACATTGTCCAGGTCGAAGGCCTATCACAGAGCTCGGGAGATTTCTGCTCTAAGGGAGGGGACAATCGCCACATGGGCTCaagagcagaagcaaaggGACCTTTTGGAGAGAGCACGTCTTGGCATTGAGTGGCTTCTGCTGGTCTGCTCACCACTTGTCTGGCTGGGCCAAGGGCTAACCCGGCACTAAAACCCATCCGAGTCAAGCGGGTTGTGTGCTGCTAGCACCTTGTTTGCTTGTATCCCTtcagacaagacagagagGCCCTGGTTTCTGGCCAGGGGGATTCCCAGCAATCTTGTGCCTACCCTTGCTTAGCCAAGACTTGCCGCCCCAATTCTCCAGACTTTATCATGGCATTCTAGGCCAAGGCCAGACTAGCACCCGTGGCCCTAGTCCAAGAGATAGGCCGCCACCATCTTGTCAGGCGCATCTTCGTTGCAAAGGGTCCCTGCAGAGtccagagagcagagacCACCTCTTGATGACGGGCTGCAGATCGGGGAAAATTGGTGAGAGTGCGAGGACAAAGTAGGAAGATGCAACTGCTATACCAAGCTGGCAAGGGGACGCAGACAGTATCACAAGCCTGGCCCGTGCTAATGCGAATCGGCTCAACCGACCAACCGCCCCCCCGCAACCAGATAGCACCATCCCAGCACGCACACGGACAGTGGCGTTGCCATGTTGCAGAGCTGCAGGTGCTGTGCAGTCCTGGGAGGCGATCATGGCCAGAGTGCTATAAACATGCCGGGTCTCCCCCTCGTTATCCAAggcctctcttcttttccttcttcttcttcagataAGCCTATCTGCTATTCTCTCGCACTCGGTTGCGTAATCTTTACCACTCTTGACTGAAGTGGCAGCACGGATACCGTCCAAGATGGGCTTTCGATTTGGCAAGAGCGACGCCCGCGTCGAGACCGAGGCCGTGTCCTCGGGCGTCGACGTCCTCCCTGGAGCTGAGAATGTCGAGTCTGAGCTCCGAAACTTCAGGAAGCAGCATCGATGGGATCCCTTCCTCGACATTGACAAGCTCGACAACATTGACGAGGCTTTGGCTTCGGGCAATGCCGAGAAGGAGGCGGCCATCGATGAGTCTTTGATTCAGGAGGACTCTCCTTACCCCGAAGTCCGCGCTTCGGTAAGATAGCATCGCCTTCTTTGAATAATTCAGTCCTGCTGTTGTCTAACATTGATTGAATTTAGGTACCGCCTACGGATACTGAGGTCCCTGTTGACACTATCCGTGCCTGGGTCATTGGTGCTGTCATGTGCACTATCGTTGCCGCCTGCAACATCTTGCTCACACTTCGCCGTGCTCCCATCACCATTACCTCTACTGTCGTGCAGTTGGTTTCTTACCCGTGAGTTGCTGTTCCGAACATGGTTGGAAGTGTAAGGAACTGAACTAATGTTGTACTGCAGCATCGGTTGCTTCTGGGCCCGTGTTATGCCCAACTGGACATTCACTCTCTTCGGACACACCTTCGAGCTCAACCCTGGTCCCTTCAACGTCAAGGAGcacaccatcatcaccatgatGACGGCTGCCGGAACTGCTGCTTCCTACGCTATCGACATTTTGCTGGCTCAGGAGATCTTCTACCAGCAGCACCTCGGCTGGGGCTTCCagattcttctcatcctctccacTCAAGCCATGGGTTTCggtgttgctggtgttgctcGACGATACCTCGTCTGGCCTTCATCTATGGTCTGGCCCGCTgtgctcatcaccaccactgTCATGTACTCGCTGCACGACCACTCGCCCGCCGACCCGGCCATGACCAACGGTTGGAAGATTGGCCGAtacagcttcttcctcatcgtcgcgGCTGGTACCTTTTGCTGGGAGTGGGTTCCTCAAGTTATTGCCCAGTTCCTCCAGCTGTTCATGTTCCCCTGCTGGATCGCCCCTAACAACATTGTTGTTAACCAGATCTTTGGTGGAAACACTGGATTGGGCCTCCTACCCATCTCTTTCGACTGGTCCATCATCTCTGGTTTCctgctctctcctctccagaCCCCggcctttgccattgccaacgtTTCCGCCGGCATCTTCGTCATGCTTCTCGGAATCATTGGCCTTGCTTATGCTGGTCCCGAGTTCTACCGCTACCTTCCCCTTAGCGCTAACCAGAACTTCGACCACTACGCTCAGCCTTACAACACGAGCCGTATCCTCAACCCTGACTTTACTGTCAACCTGACCGCCTACAGGGAGTACTCTCCTATCCTGTTGGGACCCGCCTTCTCTCTGTCGTACGGCATGGGATTTGCTGGTCTTATCTCGACAATTACCCACATTGTCCTCTTTTACGGCCCCGACGTCTGGCGCCGATCTATCGACTCTCGTTCCGAGGAACCGGATATTCACATGAAGCTCATGCGGAAGTATAAGGAAGCACCAGAATGGTGGTTCCTAAGTATCTTTCTCGTTTCTTTTGGACTCGGGATGGCTGCATCGTTGGCCTGGCCAACGCATCTTCCCGCTTGGGCTTTCATTATCTGTATCCTCAttggtctcttcttcttcattcccGTCGGCATGGTTcaggccatcaccaaccagCAGACTGGTCTGAACATCATTACCGAGATGATTTTCGGTTACATGCTTCCCGGCCGCCCCGTTGCCATGATGCTGTTCAAGTCTTGGGGTTACATGATGACTTACAACGGTCTCACATATGTGTCTGACATGAAAGTCGGTCACTACATGAAGATTCCTCCCCGCAGCATGTTTGGCGCTCAGGCATTTGCTGTCATCTGGCTTTCCATTGTGCAGATTGCTGCTTACAACTTCCTTCGTGGTAACATCGAGGGTATTTGCACTCCTGAGCAGGCCCAGGGTCTTACTTGCCCCAACGCTCGCACATTCTACAATGCCAGTGTTATCTGGGGTGTTATTGGCCCCAAGCTGGTCTTTGGTGCCGGTCAATTGTGAGTCTTGTTCTTTATTATGGTCGTCAAGACTGGCTTGTTTTTACTAACCTCTTTACTTATAGGTACTCTTGGATTAACTGGTTCTGGTTGATTGGCTTCGCTTGCCCCCTTATCCAGTGGATCATTGCCCGCCGCTACCCTCGCTCTATGGCCCGCTACGTTGTCTTCCCTGCCCtctttggagctgctggaatGATCCCGCCCGCAACTACCTGGTACCTTGCCCAGTGGTGCATTGTCGGTCTTATCTTCAACTGGTACATCCGACGACGCTGGCTCGGCTGGTGGAGTAAGTCTTTTCTATATAAACGCCTGTTTGTTCCAACCAGTTCCGCTAACCATGTTTGCTTTTACAGCTCAATACAACTACGTCTTGTCCGGTGCTCTGGATATTGGTACTGCTATCTGCACTGTCATCATCGGTCTTGGCCTGGGTCTTGGCAACGCCAGCTTCCCTGACTGGTGGGGAAACAccgtcatcaacaacaacctgGATGCCAATGGCGCTGCCATTCTGCGGGTTGCGCCAACGTCGGGCCCTGGTATTGGACCGACGAAGTGGTAAGGGGGAAGGGGGTGTTTGCCGGATGTATGCAATGAGGGGGATGTTTATTGTTGTATGAAATGGGGAAAATTTATGTtatgagatgatgaaacgCTCTCCTTTTATCGAGATAATTGCTGTGGCATGTCTATATGATGTGTTGTATCTGAATATACCCAATCTTTTGATCAACTTCCTATGTGAGAGTCACATTATGCACTATTCGGAATGGTGTAAAACTGAAATCAGTTTACATCAAGTGGGTCAATGTTTCTAAAGAAGAACCAGCGATGATTAATACTTACTCGAATGTTGTTATACTTGCAAGGAACATGTTTTACTTGCAAGAAGCATACATGTAGTTCACTCGTCACCTCGGCGAGGTACATGTAAACATGTTGTTCAAGTTGGCCTCGTGCACCTATTGGGAGCCGCCCAAGTTCTGCTTATATATCAGCTCCATAGCAGCCGGCGATAGTACCGGTAGGTTGTTAGGCCTCGGCTCCATAAAATACAGCAAAATCCCTATATCCCAACCCGCTTGTGTAGACAACAAAGAGTCATTGTAAAATCTAAGTCTAAAATTCGAATAAATGCTTTGTATTCCTCGTTATATAACAGAGCCTAGACGCAACACCCTCATACGCGGCTGCAATCCTAACTCTCACTTATACTAGGGCTGGCGGGGACTGATTACAGTAGCAGCGCTGATGCATGCTGCACGCAGAATGAGGGCATCATGCGACAAGCCGCTCGGCGAAATAGAAAATCCGCCGTGCGAAAAAAGTCTTGGCACGCACAAAACCTACTCTTGCAGTTTGAATCATCGCTCATAATAGACGAAAgccgacggcgacgagaaaATACAGTTCCTTTTGACGCCATAACCCTCGAAATCCTCGGTACGTTGCACACGGCTCCATTTTCCTATTcgcaagagaagaagcgcttTTTTCATCTCTATGTTTAAACAAAGCGTGCGACGAAGCAATCCAGACTGATATCCAGGCGAATTCTAGCTCTCGAACTTCAACCCCCCCGCATTTCCCACCCCTAGTCGCCCTtcgcacacacacacatcatGTCCGACGTCCAGGAGcgcctcaagaagcttggccaGGCCGGCCGAATTGGTACGTCTATTGCTGACCATGATATTTTTGCGGTTGATGGCGGACTCATCTGCTGTTGCGATCATGTTGAATTTGTCATCTAACACTTCTTCTCCGTAGGGTACGTTGTGTCGCCATCACAAAAACATCCCACCTTTTTTGCACGAAAAATATTCCTACAATCCGACAACCCCCCCCCTTCGCCCGAAAAGCTTTCGAAATCAAGGTCAACTGACGATTTGTGCTATACAGTGGAAAGGGAACCCCCCGAAGACCGGTCAAGCGTGCGCCTGCTCGTTCCAACAACGATGACAAGAAGCTCCAGGCCAacctgaagaagctcaacacCCAGCCCATCCAGGCCATCGAGGAGGTCAACATGTTCAAGTCTGACGGCAACGTCATCCACTTCGCCGCTCCCAAGGGTATGCTTACCTACCTACCTTGCCCACGATCCAACAACAGCCTCGGCTGAAGCACAAAATCACAAATGAAGCATCGCATAAGGAGATACTAACATGAATCATTTTCACAGTCCACGCCGCCGTCCAGTCCAACACCTTCGCCATCTACGGCAACGGTGAGGACAAGGAGCTCACTGAGCTTGTCCCCGGCATCCTGAACCAGCTCGGCCCCGACTCCCTGGCCTCTCTCCGCAAGCTCGCCGAGAGCTACCAGAACATGCAGAAGGCTGAGAagggcgaggatgacgacgagatcCCCGACCTGGTCGAGGGCGAGAACTTCGAGAGCAAGGTCGAGTAAGATTCTTAATTGAAtctgaaaaaaaaaatcaaaggCATGTATTTTGTAAACGGATACCTACAAAAGGAGCTGAAAGGAATTTCTTTGGCGGGGCATGTCtgggattttttttagttGTCGTTACGCTTTCCGAGCGGCGGGACGACAAAATTGGTTTTTCACGAGCCGAGAGACTGCGtcgggatggagaggataaTAATGGacactctcttcccccttcgGCAGAAATTCTGCAAGTTGCCaatgatgcttttttttttcttttttacgATTACGGGTAACGCTTACACCCAGCCGGTATGTGCATATTTGAGGATTTGCCTGGCGTGGGAAAAAGCAATGCGGGAACGTCAATTGTGGTGACGGGACGcaacaagatgaaggaggcGGGTTTGTACAAAGACGCGAATTGCCTGggaacagaagaaaaaaaaattgaccAAATCTCAAATGATGTAAAACAAACGTTGTCTGCATTGTTGCCCAAGAGATGAAAGCTTTCCGTCCGCAACCTCTAGAGCCTATATCCCAAATCCCGAGTCTCCTTCGTTCTGAATCCAGCCCTTGAGAGCAAGTTGCCGAACTTGAGTTTTGACCTGCCTCCGCTCGGCCAGCAATGGCCCGTCTTTGATGTCCTGGTAGCTGCCGGCAGATGCGAAATGCTCCCGAAGCCCCCCATGCCGTCCGGCATTAGAAGCAGAGAGCTGATCAGAAAGCTCTCTTGACTTGATCCACATCTGTCTCCTTGAAGTCTTGCTGGCACCTCTAATGTCAAACTGCTTCCTCCCCTGAAGCACGCCCCCGAGAATCGTCTCCTCAAAGCCTGAGGCTGACCACGTAGCAGCAAGGTTGCTTGCCGAGATGACCTTGGAGCGGGCCTGGACCGCTCTTTTCGAAAACTCAAACTCTACACTCGTGGCTTCGACATTGAATGGTCTAAATGCGTATCCCTCTGCCCACTGCTTGCCAGCCACGGGCTTCATTCTACCCGCGGCGGAAAAGGCTCGCTCACAGGCCGCTGCAGAGAATTGTGACTCTGGGAGAACAAGTGTATCGATGTAAGCGTTGGCAGGATTAACAAACAATGATGCCAAAGATGAGAGGAGCGAAGTACACTGCTTCAGAGCTATCTTGTCTGAGCAGGACTTTGACAGTGTCGGCGGAGCGTCCCCGCGGGCAGGCTTGCGGCGAACGATTCCCAGTTGAGAGAAGTAAGCACGTCCTGGAAGAGCTGATTCAGACTCTGATAAGGTGGTAGATTCCGTACTGGCTggagtgggagtgggagtgggGAGCTCCCATGGCGATGCATCTTCTTGAGCGGCCATGATGAGTTCCATGCTGGCATCTCCACCTAGATTCGGCGGACCAC
This genomic stretch from Trichoderma breve strain T069 chromosome 1, whole genome shotgun sequence harbors:
- a CDS encoding OPT oligopeptide transporter protein domain-containing protein — translated: MGFRFGKSDARVETEAVSSGVDVLPGAENVESELRNFRKQHRWDPFLDIDKLDNIDEALASGNAEKEAAIDESLIQEDSPYPEVRASVPPTDTEVPVDTIRAWVIGAVMCTIVAACNILLTLRRAPITITSTVVQLVSYPIGCFWARVMPNWTFTLFGHTFELNPGPFNVKEHTIITMMTAAGTAASYAIDILLAQEIFYQQHLGWGFQILLILSTQAMGFGVAGVARRYLVWPSSMVWPAVLITTTVMYSLHDHSPADPAMTNGWKIGRYSFFLIVAAGTFCWEWVPQVIAQFLQLFMFPCWIAPNNIVVNQIFGGNTGLGLLPISFDWSIISGFLLSPLQTPAFAIANVSAGIFVMLLGIIGLAYAGPEFYRYLPLSANQNFDHYAQPYNTSRILNPDFTVNLTAYREYSPILLGPAFSLSYGMGFAGLISTITHIVLFYGPDVWRRSIDSRSEEPDIHMKLMRKYKEAPEWWFLSIFLVSFGLGMAASLAWPTHLPAWAFIICILIGLFFFIPVGMVQAITNQQTGLNIITEMIFGYMLPGRPVAMMLFKSWGYMMTYNGLTYVSDMKVGHYMKIPPRSMFGAQAFAVIWLSIVQIAAYNFLRGNIEGICTPEQAQGLTCPNARTFYNASVIWGVIGPKLVFGAGQLYSWINWFWLIGFACPLIQWIIARRYPRSMARYVVFPALFGAAGMIPPATTWYLAQWCIVGLIFNWYIRRRWLGWWTQYNYVLSGALDIGTAICTVIIGLGLGLGNASFPDWWGNTVINNNLDANGAAILRVAPTSGPGIGPTKW
- a CDS encoding NAC domain-containing protein: MSDVQERLKKLGQAGRIGTGKGTPRRPVKRAPARSNNDDKKLQANLKKLNTQPIQAIEEVNMFKSDGNVIHFAAPKVHAAVQSNTFAIYGNGEDKELTELVPGILNQLGPDSLASLRKLAESYQNMQKAEKGEDDDEIPDLVEGENFESKVE
- a CDS encoding adenosine-deaminase (editase) domain-containing protein encodes the protein MTSRANLIARTVISQFEKLPSKRKPCVRDNGLHEWVPLSGIVAEKDGILTCLALATGMKCLPASKLGDAKGVAIHDWHAEVLAIRTLNRYLLDECQGLIDGSHRDDSQAILQQSDSLDIKAESDRYTRPFGVKHGVKLHMYCSEAPCGDASMELIMAAQEDASPWELPTPTPTPASTESTTLSESESALPGRAYFSQLGIVRRKPARGDAPPTLSKSCSDKIALKQCTSLLSSLASLFVNPANAYIDTLVLPESQFSAAACERAFSAAGRMKPVAGKQWAEGYAFRPFNVEATSVEFEFSKRAVQARSKVISASNLAATWSASGFEETILGGVLQGRKQFDIRGASKTSRRQMWIKSRELSDQLSASNAGRHGGLREHFASAGSYQDIKDGPLLAERRQVKTQVRQLALKGWIQNEGDSGFGI